A genomic window from Punica granatum isolate Tunisia-2019 chromosome 2, ASM765513v2, whole genome shotgun sequence includes:
- the LOC116194172 gene encoding uncharacterized protein LOC116194172: protein MQPTSKELLQLEEKDTISSIESSLRICDEKSSASQKKQAHPDRKPAIGQVPKSQVLGKVQDFLGVLSEANKKLQLEAKDNPEEFDIEALNGNESEVIELDLMLGIADLHTPEAVAAAEASVSGYQPPVPLFGNDSETDSDSSSSDEDGDNDNENEENDGEKKKDLPSQPQRSKSGEDDSGEIIKKGSKKRPRIIELS from the exons ATGCAGCCtacaagcaaagaacttcttCAACTAGAGGAGAAAGATACTATCTCATCCATAG AGTCGTCTTTGCGAATATGTGATGAAAAGAGTTCAGCCTCTCAAAAAAAACAGGCTCATCCCGACAGAAAGCCTGCGATTGGTCAAGTTCCTAAAAGCCAAG TTCTCGGTAAAGTGCAAGATTTTCTGGGAGTCTTATCTGAAGCCAATAAAAAACTGCAACTTGAAGCGAAG GATAATCCAGAAGAGTTTGACATAGAAGCGCTTAACGGGAATGAGTCTGAAGTGATAGAATTG GATTTAATGCTGGGTATTGCTGATCTTCACACCCCCGAGGCAGTTGCTGCTGCAGAAGCTTCAGTTTCCGGCTATCAGCCCCCTGTTCCTCTGTTTGGCAACGACAGTGAAACAGACTCGGACAGTAGTAGTAGTGATGAGGATGGTGACAACGACAATGAAAATGAGGAAAATGATGGtgagaagaaaaaggattTGCCATCACAACCCCAGAGGTCAAAGTCGGGTGAAGATGATTCCGGTGAAATCATAAAGAAGGGCTCAAAAAAGAGGCCGAGGATCATTGAACTTTCATGA
- the LOC116197315 gene encoding pathogenesis-related protein 1-like: protein MGVSHFLCFAIASLLCFALVSPSHAQNSPQDYLDAHNAARRQVGVGPMVWDDKLATYARDYANKRIGDCKLVHSGGPYGENLAWSSGDMSGTTAVKLWVDEKAYYNYNSNTCAQGKVCGHYTQVVWRNSVRLGCAKVRCNSGGTSIICSYDPRGNIVGQKPY from the coding sequence ATGGGAGTTTCTCACTTCCTTTGTTTTGCCATTGCTTCTTTGCTATGTTTTGCACTGGTCTCCCCCTCCCATGCCCAAAACTCCCCACAGGACTACCTCGACGCCCACAACGCGGCAAGGAGGCAGGTCGGCGTGGGGCCGATGGTGTGGGATGACAAGCTCGCCACCTACGCCCGTGACTACGCCAACAAGCGCATTGGGGACTGCAAGCTGGTCCATTCCGGTGGGCCCTACGGTGAGAACCTGGCCTGGAGCAGCGGCGACATGTCAGGTACAACCGCCGTGAAATTGTGGGTGGACGAGAAGGCGTACTACAACTACAACTCCAACACCTGCGCTCAGGGCAAGGTCTGCGGGCACTACACCCAGGTGGTGTGGCGCAACTCCGTCCGGCTGGGTTGTGCCAAAGTGAGGTGCAACTCTGGAGGAACGTCCATCATATGCAGTTATGATCCTCGTGGAAACATCGTTGGACAGAAACCTTACTAA